From the genome of Candidatus Coatesbacteria bacterium, one region includes:
- a CDS encoding AAA family ATPase translates to MKLGKLTAISKGIAGSVVRRISVFISKGGTAKTTTAVNLAVGLAAAGRRVMLVDGDPQGGVSAYFAIPPTPGLAELLTGDEVELLRVREGLVVMTAGGKRLLEVVRRLETQQPIYDHVTRAFSHLSELDYVIFDCSPSMGFLNYNILSYAELLLLPVSLDYLTALEAVETINEVRLDPRLPQVRVLGVLPTFYDRRTRMGRVLLRMIRQHFGELVTETIIRTNTKVNEAPSHQLAVAEYAERSYGAADYGNLVEELEERCAKLEREPYPA, encoded by the coding sequence ATTAAGCTAGGTAAGCTTACTGCTATTAGTAAAGGGATTGCGGGGTCAGTTGTGCGGCGGATCAGCGTCTTCATCTCCAAAGGCGGCACGGCCAAGACGACCACGGCGGTCAACCTGGCCGTCGGTCTGGCTGCGGCCGGACGGCGGGTAATGCTGGTCGACGGCGATCCACAGGGTGGAGTGTCGGCCTACTTCGCCATCCCGCCGACGCCGGGGCTGGCCGAGCTGCTGACCGGCGACGAGGTCGAGCTGCTGCGGGTGCGCGAGGGCCTGGTGGTGATGACCGCGGGCGGCAAACGCCTGCTGGAGGTCGTGCGCCGTCTGGAGACTCAGCAACCGATCTACGACCACGTCACGCGGGCTTTCTCCCACCTGAGCGAGTTAGATTACGTCATCTTTGATTGCTCGCCCAGCATGGGTTTTCTCAACTACAATATCCTCAGCTACGCCGAACTGCTGCTGCTGCCCGTCTCCCTGGACTACCTGACGGCGCTGGAAGCCGTCGAGACGATCAATGAGGTTCGGCTCGATCCCCGCCTGCCCCAGGTGCGCGTGCTGGGAGTCCTGCCGACCTTCTACGACCGCCGCACCCGGATGGGACGCGTCCTCTTGCGGATGATCCGGCAACACTTCGGCGAGCTGGTCACCGAAACCATCATCCGCACCAACACCAAGGTAAACGAGGCGCCCAGCCACCAGCTCGCGGTGGCGGAGTACGCCGAACGCTCCTACGGCGCCGCCGACTACGGCAACCTCGTCGAGGAGCTGGAGGAGCGCTGCGCCAAGCTGGAGCGGGAGCCCTACCCCGCTTGA